Proteins encoded together in one Cicer arietinum cultivar CDC Frontier isolate Library 1 chromosome 4, Cicar.CDCFrontier_v2.0, whole genome shotgun sequence window:
- the LOC101505330 gene encoding uncharacterized protein: protein MSTTISSLPFSLPIRHNSRVSRFNPISSRIKFQSLTFSTNKRRVLCFRHENIPSETNGSEFKEDKLSEDLVKFKGDHSKHLKKDWLASLHTIINTVLDVEPWKVPWTAKTIIQVMLLWIASFWLVGSWIVPFLAYVAGFRKDSLSYRGQALYSLLTDVAEGVVGIAILHRCLAKFKPLSSDWFKFELKGKWQFDVGFGCLMFPLINHLSQMNLNLLPVLQYAPVTVSSVEQSIVARDPVAMALYAVVVSVCAPIWEEVVFRGFLLPSLTKYMPVWSAVIVSSVAFALAHFNIQRMLPLVFLGMVMGAVFVRSRNLLPSMLLHSLWNAFVFMDLMK, encoded by the exons ATGTCCACTACCATATCTTCCCTCCCCTTTTCTCTCCCTATCCGCCACAATTCTAGGGTTTCTCGTTTCAATCCAATCTCTTCTCGCATTAAATTCCAATCACTCACCTTTTCTACTAAC AAACGGAGAGTGTTGTGTTTTAGGCATGAAAACATTCCATCGGAAACTAATGGCTCTGAGTTCAAAGAAGATAAATTGTCAGAAGATTTGGTCAAGTTTAAAGGGGACCACTCCAAACACCTGAAAAAAGATTGGCTTGCTTCTCTCCATACG ATCATAAATACTGTTCTTGATGTGGAACCTTGGAAAGTTCCTTGGACAGCAAAGACCATTATTCAG GTTATGCTCCTCTGGATTGCCTCATTCTGGTTGGTAGGATCTTGGATAGTTCCATTTTTAGCTTACGTAGCAGGGTTTAGAAAGGATTCACTTTCATACAGAGGACAAGCATTGTACAGCCTCTTGACAGACGTCGCCGAAGGTGTGGTTGGCATAGCAATACTTCATCGCTGTCTTGCAAAGTTTAAACCACTGTCGTCCGACTGGTTCAAGTTTGAACTCAAAGGGAAGTGGCAGTTTGATGTCGGTTTCGGTTGCCTGATGTTCCCCCTCATCAATCATCTATCACAAATGAACCTGAATTTGTTGCCTGTCCTTCAGTATGCTCCAGTTACGGTCTCGAGTGTAGAGCAATCCATTGTAGCACGAGACCCTGTGGCAATGGCACTCTATGCAGTGGTAGTTTCAGTTTGTGCCCCAATATGGGAGGAGGTTGTCTTCCGTGGTTTCCTTCTCCCATCTTTAACCAAGTACATGCCTGTGTGGAGTGCAGTAATAGTTAGCTCAGTAGCATTTGCCTTGGCACATTTTAACATTCAGAGGATGCTGCCACTTGTATTTCTTGGTATGGTCATGGGTGCTGTCTTTGTACGGTCTAGGAACCTCTTGCCGTCAATGTTGTTGCATAGTTTGTGGAATGCTTTTGTATTTATGGATctcatgaaataa